One genomic window of Vagococcus sp. CY52-2 includes the following:
- a CDS encoding terminase small subunit, producing MSELNQRQQAFADEYIITGNAYQSAIRAGYTENYAKNAKEKLVDKGGSVSEYIKEKLKQIQTEKHLTMEEALAITSSIARGEPQIYVSRELDPETQEVLSEELHQHSASSKERNQALEHFYKINGVFTEKRDVDLKTLTLIL from the coding sequence GTGAGTGAGTTAAATCAACGACAACAAGCGTTTGCTGATGAGTACATCATCACAGGCAACGCATATCAATCAGCGATAAGGGCAGGCTATACAGAAAACTATGCTAAGAATGCAAAAGAAAAACTGGTGGATAAAGGTGGAAGTGTATCGGAATATATCAAAGAAAAGTTAAAACAAATCCAAACAGAAAAACATTTAACAATGGAAGAAGCGTTGGCTATTACATCGTCAATTGCAAGAGGTGAACCGCAAATTTATGTATCTAGAGAACTTGATCCAGAAACACAAGAAGTGTTATCTGAAGAATTGCATCAACATTCAGCTAGTTCTAAAGAACGTAATCAAGCGCTAGAACATTTTTATAAGATAAATGGCGTGTTCACCGAAAAACGTGATGTGGACTTAAAAACACTGACATTAATATTGTGA
- a CDS encoding restriction endonuclease subunit S, giving the protein MIDINTYLEVKLEDVADFERAKKGKVYPAGSSYIQISATRGQIGFLYEPGTIKSKDVVIIPQAGIDRYYFNIILQRNINEFINKYSTGINIQEKEIANFPIQLHGYVEQVTIAKIVRQMDNRYKEKESEVENIKQLKKGLLSKMFV; this is encoded by the coding sequence ATGATAGATATCAATACATATTTAGAAGTTAAGTTAGAAGATGTGGCAGATTTCGAAAGAGCTAAAAAAGGTAAAGTCTATCCAGCTGGCAGTTCTTACATTCAAATTTCTGCAACAAGAGGGCAAATAGGTTTTTTATACGAGCCAGGAACAATAAAAAGCAAAGACGTCGTTATAATTCCGCAAGCTGGTATTGATAGATATTATTTCAATATAATTCTACAAAGGAACATAAATGAGTTTATTAATAAATATTCTACTGGTATAAATATACAAGAAAAAGAAATAGCAAATTTTCCTATACAGCTTCACGGGTATGTGGAGCAAGTCACTATAGCTAAAATAGTGCGGCAAATGGATAATAGGTATAAAGAAAAAGAAAGCGAAGTAGAAAATATAAAACAATTAAAAAAAGGGTTGTTAAGTAAGATGTTCGTTTGA
- a CDS encoding N-6 DNA methylase: MLSISDINNLIGVDESFHASYKLSEILEQKEVREDLFNRFLKKESDLSYDWFTEYFQAEHSDRKGKKQDFTPDGIIKIASGVLGPVDSNADICAGTGGLTIKRYSENKDASFYCEEFSDRAMPFLLFNLAIRNVDATVFHGDSLTREAKSIYKLSKSDIYSDIEKISEIPEINAETTIMNPPYSIPWDAKKERLQEDRFKDYEVLAPKAKADYAFLLQGLHMLKENGVMSIILPHGVLFRGAAEGKIRQKLLELNYIDAVIGLPPKAFIATDIPTVILVLKKNRCNKDVLFIDASKECVKSGSYNVIEQDNVNKILSIYHEREIVDKFSNVITFDEILENDFNLNIPRYVDTFEEEEPIDLTKNLNELQEIDKKIRESEIELASMLSELVSSDVNSSVQEEIDGLSNYFYQRNNHFPRKKTYKGEQLSLL; the protein is encoded by the coding sequence ATGCTATCAATAAGCGATATAAACAATTTAATAGGCGTAGATGAGAGTTTTCACGCTTCGTATAAATTATCAGAAATATTAGAACAAAAAGAAGTTAGAGAAGATTTATTTAATCGTTTTTTAAAAAAAGAAAGCGACTTGTCATACGATTGGTTTACGGAATATTTTCAAGCAGAGCATTCTGACCGGAAAGGGAAAAAACAAGATTTTACGCCTGATGGAATAATAAAAATAGCAAGCGGCGTTTTAGGTCCAGTTGACTCAAATGCTGATATATGCGCGGGAACTGGTGGCTTAACGATTAAGCGATATTCAGAAAATAAAGATGCGTCATTCTATTGTGAGGAGTTTTCTGATAGAGCGATGCCATTTTTATTATTCAATCTTGCGATAAGGAATGTTGACGCTACAGTTTTTCATGGTGACTCTTTGACAAGAGAAGCTAAAAGTATTTATAAGCTGTCTAAGAGTGATATCTATTCCGATATAGAAAAAATAAGCGAAATACCTGAAATTAATGCTGAAACAACTATCATGAACCCGCCTTATTCAATACCGTGGGATGCTAAAAAAGAGAGGCTGCAAGAAGATAGGTTCAAAGATTATGAAGTGTTAGCTCCGAAAGCAAAAGCAGATTATGCGTTTTTACTACAAGGGTTACACATGTTAAAAGAAAACGGAGTTATGTCCATAATTTTACCGCACGGTGTTCTCTTTAGAGGGGCAGCAGAAGGGAAAATAAGACAAAAATTATTGGAACTTAATTACATAGATGCTGTTATAGGTTTACCACCAAAAGCATTTATAGCAACTGATATACCTACAGTAATACTTGTATTGAAAAAAAATAGATGTAATAAAGATGTGTTGTTCATTGACGCTTCTAAAGAGTGCGTAAAAAGTGGAAGCTACAACGTAATAGAGCAAGACAATGTGAACAAAATACTAAGCATTTACCATGAAAGGGAAATAGTTGATAAATTTAGCAATGTAATAACGTTTGATGAAATCCTAGAAAATGACTTTAACTTAAATATACCGCGTTATGTTGATACATTTGAAGAAGAAGAACCAATAGATTTAACAAAAAACTTAAATGAGTTGCAAGAAATAGATAAGAAAATTAGGGAGAGCGAAATTGAATTAGCGTCTATGTTGTCAGAGTTAGTGAGTTCAGATGTAAATTCAAGCGTACAAGAAGAAATAGACGGTCTGTCTAATTATTTTTATCAAAGAAATAACCATTTCCCAAGAAAGAAAACATATAAAGGGGAGCAGTTGAGCTTATTATGA
- a CDS encoding transcriptional regulator, whose protein sequence is MAVKLLDDAELKSLELEFRKHRQFQVNMATIMLGRAWKEDDANFWVKGSGGRNEKALNDLIFKDESIPYQINYLKNQAIENAFSKLSNELKHIVEKYMWGEYSYLKWSEVAEREYVSKSTIYEWRYKILETYAYETGKLV, encoded by the coding sequence TTGGCAGTTAAATTATTAGACGACGCTGAATTAAAGTCATTAGAATTAGAGTTCCGTAAACATAGACAGTTTCAAGTTAACATGGCAACGATTATGTTAGGACGTGCGTGGAAAGAAGATGATGCAAACTTTTGGGTAAAAGGTAGCGGAGGACGTAATGAGAAAGCGTTGAACGATCTAATATTTAAAGACGAAAGCATACCGTACCAAATAAATTATTTAAAAAATCAAGCGATAGAGAACGCATTTAGCAAGTTATCGAATGAGCTGAAACATATCGTTGAAAAATACATGTGGGGTGAATACTCATATTTAAAATGGTCGGAAGTAGCAGAACGTGAGTATGTCTCTAAGTCAACTATTTACGAATGGCGATATAAAATTTTAGAGACATATGCGTATGAAACAGGAAAATTAGTTTAA
- a CDS encoding nucleotide modification associated domain-containing protein, with the protein MEPHDNVKDIIESISENNEELFHKIIQELEQTYLAKNADYGNSFEQSLDEFGEVAGVVRIGDKFNRAKNLSKNKANVVDESKIDTLFDMATYCIMQAMWLMKQEG; encoded by the coding sequence ATGGAACCACATGACAATGTAAAAGACATAATAGAATCTATTAGTGAAAACAACGAAGAACTTTTCCACAAAATTATCCAGGAATTAGAACAAACGTATCTAGCTAAAAACGCAGATTACGGCAATTCATTCGAGCAATCATTAGATGAGTTCGGGGAAGTTGCTGGAGTAGTTAGAATAGGCGATAAGTTTAATCGTGCTAAAAACTTATCTAAAAATAAAGCGAATGTGGTAGACGAAAGTAAAATCGACACACTATTTGATATGGCTACTTATTGTATTATGCAAGCTATGTGGCTGATGAAACAGGAGGGATAG
- a CDS encoding dUTP diphosphatase, producing the protein MNFKKLQTMQEELDNAILSEKPEMTAEERFNQTLVSLDVEIAEIANCSEHFKFWKDNKGKVDEKRFYECKSPYFKEIYYFDRLGSNNEKLTRQQAHKLTLVEECSDALHFILSLANQLEVEIHSDFEFETTNDELFLDLNAQIQHLRTTVNDDIFFKEANVTSLIDIFLSYTKNLGVTTEELEQAYYEKNEINYKRLREGY; encoded by the coding sequence ATGAACTTCAAAAAACTACAAACAATGCAGGAAGAACTAGATAACGCTATTTTATCAGAGAAACCAGAAATGACAGCAGAGGAGCGATTTAACCAAACATTAGTTTCTTTAGATGTTGAAATAGCAGAGATAGCGAATTGTTCAGAACATTTTAAGTTCTGGAAGGATAACAAGGGGAAAGTTGACGAAAAGAGATTTTACGAATGTAAAAGTCCATATTTTAAAGAAATTTATTATTTTGACAGATTAGGGAGTAATAACGAGAAACTCACTCGTCAACAAGCACACAAATTAACGCTAGTCGAAGAATGTTCAGACGCATTGCATTTTATATTAAGTTTAGCGAATCAGTTAGAGGTTGAAATTCATAGCGATTTTGAATTTGAAACAACAAATGATGAATTGTTTTTAGACTTGAATGCTCAAATACAACACCTGCGAACAACTGTTAATGACGATATCTTTTTTAAAGAAGCAAACGTAACTTCATTGATTGATATTTTTCTAAGTTACACTAAAAATTTAGGCGTCACTACAGAAGAACTTGAACAAGCGTACTACGAGAAAAACGAGATTAATTATAAGAGGTTGAGAGAGGGGTATTAA
- a CDS encoding type IV toxin-antitoxin system AbiEi family antitoxin domain-containing protein: MNSQTAWGIAIRDKVVTFVRENNGATTKEIGEKVGNEAVGQLSRLVETGQLIRTKRGYYEFQAVRVTVK, from the coding sequence ATGAACTCACAAACGGCATGGGGAATAGCGATAAGAGATAAAGTAGTAACTTTTGTTAGAGAAAATAATGGTGCTACGACTAAAGAAATTGGAGAAAAAGTTGGTAATGAAGCAGTTGGTCAACTATCAAGATTAGTTGAAACAGGTCAATTAATTAGAACGAAGCGTGGTTATTATGAATTTCAAGCAGTTAGAGTGACTGTGAAGTGA
- a CDS encoding VRR-NUC domain-containing protein produces the protein MKSEHEIQNEIRLALGKNNCLVFRTNVGKVQMKDGRWFDTGLPKGFTDLMGCRLSDGKIFFIEVKNAKGTVRDAQKIFIDRMKKYGLIAGVARSPEQALKIVLGDNNV, from the coding sequence TTGAAATCGGAACACGAGATTCAAAATGAGATTAGATTGGCACTAGGTAAAAATAATTGTTTGGTATTTAGAACAAATGTGGGAAAAGTTCAGATGAAAGACGGTCGATGGTTTGATACAGGACTGCCGAAAGGTTTTACAGATTTAATGGGTTGTCGTTTATCTGACGGAAAAATATTTTTTATTGAAGTGAAAAATGCGAAAGGAACGGTTAGGGACGCACAGAAAATATTTATTGATCGCATGAAAAAATATGGATTGATTGCAGGAGTTGCGAGAAGTCCAGAACAAGCGTTAAAAATCGTGTTAGGTGACAACAATGTCTGA
- a CDS encoding phage/plasmid primase, P4 family — MYEHIPDELKNLKHWCIYKLVWDEKRQKNTKVPFNAYTGQHAKSNDESTWSDYQTALSAIHLYGGTGLGFFFKPPYFGIDIDNAEGEIQRYLTGDIESNMIYEFIESMKSYSEYSQSGTGIHIIAKGELPEGRRRKGDVEIYNNGRFFVMTGNIASEYKTISEPKKTTVERLYKRYIGESKVIEFNRDKDMPTIDLSVDEIIEKAKQSKQGNRFQVFLDGGWESFYDSQSEADLAFANDLAFWCGRDFSKMDEIFRNSAMYRDKYDEKRGPKTYGQALLDKAIHETSSIYNPKQKTDFKIYIKDQEDKPKERKFYSYDDTGNADRFCDIYGSLVKYSYINKVWYYYNGKVWQEDLTGEVRKMIDTTVEIMKNEPIELSEDMDEDTKNNILKAWDKHVKRSRGNAGKNAMMDEVKHRLAVLPEEFDKDKTLFNTQNGYLSLTDGKLFDHEIDKLFTRISTVEYTDTIDCPQWEEFISEIFAHDEELIHYIQKAVGYSLTGSTREQSMFILFGNGRNGKSVFLDIISEIMGSYAMTMQAQTIMVKQNSSNANSDIARLKGARLVTSSEPNEGVRLDEGLVKQLTGGDKVTARHLYGKEFEFEPEFKLWLATNHKPIIRGTDDGIWRRLNLIPFTVQIPDHKVDKNLPHKLRSEMVGILNWCITGCLMWQREGLKQPKAVYEASKEYRQEMDVISRFIDEQCETGPDYKIKASELFNAYREWAKENNEHDFSNTKFGKEVSKRYNKKKSNGVMVYEGIKLTARAFDNIRQIL, encoded by the coding sequence ATGTACGAACATATTCCAGACGAATTAAAAAATCTCAAACATTGGTGTATTTATAAACTCGTTTGGGATGAGAAACGTCAAAAAAATACTAAAGTTCCTTTCAATGCATACACTGGTCAACATGCTAAATCGAATGATGAGAGTACGTGGTCTGATTATCAGACTGCACTCTCTGCCATTCATTTATATGGCGGTACAGGTTTAGGTTTCTTCTTTAAACCTCCGTACTTCGGAATTGACATTGATAATGCAGAGGGAGAAATACAACGATATTTAACAGGCGACATTGAAAGCAACATGATTTATGAGTTTATCGAATCAATGAAATCATATTCGGAATACTCACAATCTGGTACAGGTATTCATATTATCGCTAAAGGAGAATTGCCAGAAGGACGCAGACGTAAAGGCGATGTCGAGATATACAATAACGGTCGTTTCTTCGTCATGACAGGCAATATAGCAAGCGAGTATAAAACTATATCAGAACCAAAGAAAACGACCGTAGAACGCTTATACAAGCGTTACATAGGTGAATCTAAAGTTATCGAGTTTAATCGTGATAAAGATATGCCCACAATTGATTTATCTGTAGATGAAATCATCGAAAAAGCAAAGCAATCAAAACAAGGTAACAGATTCCAAGTGTTTTTAGACGGTGGTTGGGAATCGTTTTATGATTCGCAGTCAGAAGCGGATTTAGCATTTGCGAACGATTTAGCGTTTTGGTGCGGTAGAGATTTTTCTAAAATGGATGAAATTTTTAGAAATTCAGCAATGTACCGTGATAAATACGATGAAAAACGAGGACCGAAAACATACGGTCAAGCATTGTTAGATAAAGCAATTCACGAAACAAGTTCAATCTACAATCCGAAACAAAAAACTGATTTTAAGATTTATATTAAAGACCAGGAAGATAAACCGAAAGAACGAAAGTTTTATTCCTACGATGATACAGGTAATGCGGATAGGTTTTGTGATATATACGGTAGCTTAGTTAAATACTCATACATTAATAAAGTTTGGTATTACTACAACGGTAAAGTGTGGCAGGAGGATCTAACTGGTGAAGTTAGAAAAATGATTGATACGACTGTTGAAATCATGAAGAATGAGCCAATCGAATTATCGGAAGATATGGATGAAGATACTAAAAACAATATTTTAAAAGCGTGGGATAAACACGTTAAACGTTCACGAGGTAACGCAGGTAAGAACGCTATGATGGACGAAGTAAAACATCGCTTGGCAGTTCTTCCAGAAGAATTTGATAAAGATAAAACATTATTTAATACGCAAAATGGTTACTTGTCTTTAACTGATGGCAAGTTATTCGACCACGAAATAGATAAATTATTTACACGAATTTCAACAGTTGAATACACAGACACGATTGATTGCCCACAATGGGAAGAATTTATTAGTGAGATATTCGCACACGATGAAGAATTAATTCATTACATACAAAAAGCAGTCGGTTACTCGCTAACTGGGTCCACGAGAGAACAATCAATGTTTATTCTTTTCGGTAACGGTCGAAACGGTAAGTCTGTATTTTTAGATATTATATCTGAAATCATGGGTAGTTATGCCATGACGATGCAGGCGCAAACAATCATGGTTAAACAAAATTCTAGTAACGCCAATTCAGATATCGCACGCTTAAAAGGTGCTAGGTTAGTTACCAGTTCAGAACCTAACGAAGGAGTAAGGCTTGATGAAGGTCTTGTTAAACAGTTGACTGGTGGCGATAAAGTAACAGCTAGACATTTATACGGTAAAGAATTCGAGTTCGAACCAGAGTTTAAATTATGGCTAGCGACTAACCACAAACCTATTATACGAGGAACAGACGATGGAATTTGGCGACGTTTAAATTTAATTCCTTTCACAGTACAAATTCCAGATCATAAAGTTGATAAAAATCTACCACATAAATTAAGAAGTGAAATGGTCGGCATACTAAATTGGTGCATTACTGGTTGTTTAATGTGGCAGAGAGAGGGATTAAAGCAACCGAAAGCAGTTTATGAAGCGAGTAAAGAATATAGACAAGAAATGGATGTTATATCTCGATTTATTGACGAACAGTGCGAAACTGGTCCAGATTACAAAATTAAGGCTAGCGAGCTGTTTAATGCTTATCGTGAATGGGCGAAAGAAAATAATGAGCATGATTTTAGTAATACGAAATTCGGTAAAGAAGTAAGTAAAAGGTATAACAAGAAAAAGTCGAACGGTGTCATGGTATATGAGGGGATTAAATTGACTGCAAGAGCATTCGATAATATCCGTCAGATACTTTAG
- a CDS encoding DUF669 domain-containing protein — protein MTTFNLDFSKATQTGGIKDGTYEVFVNKAFEDATPSGSEYINIDLVVRNDVDQPYKNAHVFPKVWKSKKDGKYNEGMIMAIAQSLQLQDGKQYNGLDELLADFVLKPVKVTIKNETSEYNGKTYENVNVKRWEKSSVQGVLNHQFKKGDEPSFGRSASATVELQEDDLPF, from the coding sequence ATGACAACATTTAACTTAGATTTTTCAAAAGCAACTCAAACAGGTGGAATTAAAGACGGTACTTACGAGGTATTTGTAAACAAAGCATTCGAGGACGCTACACCAAGTGGTTCAGAATATATCAATATTGATTTAGTTGTAAGAAACGATGTGGATCAACCTTATAAAAATGCTCACGTATTTCCTAAAGTTTGGAAATCTAAAAAAGACGGTAAGTATAACGAGGGAATGATTATGGCAATTGCTCAATCATTACAACTTCAAGATGGTAAACAATACAACGGTTTAGATGAACTACTAGCAGACTTTGTGCTTAAACCAGTAAAAGTAACAATTAAAAATGAAACATCAGAATATAACGGTAAAACTTACGAAAACGTGAATGTGAAACGTTGGGAAAAATCAAGCGTTCAAGGCGTGTTAAATCATCAATTCAAAAAAGGTGATGAACCAAGTTTTGGAAGATCAGCATCAGCTACAGTTGAACTTCAAGAAGATGATCTTCCATTCTAA
- a CDS encoding DEAD/DEAH box helicase, with protein sequence MKLYDYQQDLVNRTRQAYIKGYNSPCIVSGCGSGKSVMIAEIARMAASNKKNVLFLVHRKELLDQIKGTFEMIGVDLNHVTFGMVMTIVNKLDKIPKPDLIITDENHHGLASSYRKIYDYFKDVRKLGFTATPIRLNGSGLGDVNDVLIEGPSVKWLIENERLAPYEYYAPKLINTDVLKKASTGDFTKKSMDNAIEKRIYGDVVKHYKQLADNEQAIAYCHSIEASKHTADVFNRNGYKAAHIDAKTPKIEREKIIEKFRQKEIKILCNVDLIGEGFDVPDCTTVIMLRPTKSLSLYIQQSMRGMRYQPGKRSVIIDHVGNVGTFGLPDMDREWNLKSKKKTNTESDIAVVECKNCFMVFEKNESRVCPHCGWEQPIELKESHLDIDEDAELVKVGETKIVLNFKQPSDCKNMAELHELAKSKGYKPGWVYHQAKLLGILNKQ encoded by the coding sequence ATGAAACTATATGATTACCAACAAGACTTAGTCAATCGCACACGTCAAGCATATATAAAAGGTTATAACTCACCTTGTATCGTGTCGGGCTGTGGTAGTGGAAAATCGGTCATGATTGCAGAGATTGCACGAATGGCTGCAAGTAATAAGAAAAACGTGTTGTTCCTGGTCCACAGAAAAGAATTATTGGACCAAATCAAAGGAACGTTCGAAATGATTGGTGTAGACCTAAATCATGTCACATTCGGTATGGTTATGACGATTGTTAATAAGCTAGACAAAATACCTAAACCAGATTTAATCATCACAGATGAAAACCATCATGGTTTAGCAAGTAGTTACAGAAAGATATACGACTATTTTAAAGATGTTAGAAAGCTCGGTTTCACTGCCACACCAATACGTTTGAATGGTAGTGGGTTAGGCGATGTGAATGATGTGTTAATCGAAGGACCATCAGTTAAATGGTTAATCGAAAACGAACGCCTGGCACCATATGAATACTACGCACCTAAATTAATCAATACAGACGTATTAAAGAAAGCAAGCACTGGAGATTTTACAAAAAAATCAATGGATAACGCAATCGAAAAACGGATTTATGGCGATGTAGTTAAGCATTATAAACAGTTAGCTGATAACGAGCAAGCAATAGCGTATTGTCACTCGATAGAAGCAAGTAAACACACAGCGGATGTATTTAATCGCAATGGATATAAAGCGGCTCATATCGACGCTAAGACGCCTAAAATAGAACGCGAAAAAATTATCGAAAAATTCAGACAAAAAGAAATAAAAATATTATGCAATGTCGATTTAATCGGTGAGGGTTTCGATGTTCCAGATTGCACAACGGTAATCATGCTACGACCAACTAAGTCACTTAGTTTATACATTCAACAGTCAATGCGTGGTATGAGATACCAACCAGGCAAACGGTCAGTGATTATAGACCACGTTGGAAATGTCGGTACGTTTGGACTACCTGATATGGATAGAGAATGGAATTTAAAAAGTAAGAAAAAAACAAATACAGAAAGTGACATAGCTGTTGTTGAATGTAAGAACTGCTTTATGGTATTTGAAAAAAATGAAAGCAGAGTATGCCCACATTGTGGTTGGGAGCAACCTATCGAACTTAAAGAATCTCATTTAGATATAGATGAAGATGCTGAATTAGTAAAGGTAGGGGAAACAAAAATAGTGCTTAATTTTAAGCAGCCAAGCGACTGTAAAAATATGGCTGAGCTTCATGAATTAGCAAAGAGCAAAGGTTATAAACCAGGTTGGGTTTATCATCAAGCAAAATTATTAGGAATATTAAATAAACAATAA
- a CDS encoding AAA family ATPase gives MALNIVSSENIADKKGTYLLYGAPGKGKTTTIKFLPGKTLVLDVDRTSHVLKGSSDIDIIYIDNIDTWNDWGATLTELVKNYKGKYDNIVVDNITELERCILSSLGAVGKNNGVPSQGDYQYMQFKLVNSLRYLKSLNSNIFFLAWEELDLFQDYDGSQYSIVLPQINRRIRNNILGLCDVVGRLIVKEDGERGYILTASNSTYAKNQLDDRPGCKQNELIIHETI, from the coding sequence ATGGCATTAAATATAGTCAGTTCTGAAAACATAGCAGATAAAAAAGGAACTTATTTATTATATGGTGCACCAGGAAAAGGGAAAACGACCACTATTAAATTTTTACCAGGTAAAACATTAGTGCTTGATGTCGATAGAACATCACACGTTTTAAAAGGTTCGTCAGACATCGACATTATATATATCGATAATATCGATACATGGAATGACTGGGGAGCAACATTAACGGAATTAGTTAAAAACTACAAAGGTAAATACGATAATATAGTCGTGGATAATATTACAGAATTAGAACGTTGCATACTTTCTAGTCTAGGAGCAGTAGGAAAAAATAACGGTGTCCCATCACAAGGTGATTATCAATATATGCAATTTAAATTAGTTAACAGTTTGCGATATTTAAAATCGTTAAATTCAAATATATTTTTCCTAGCTTGGGAAGAACTTGATTTATTTCAAGATTACGACGGAAGTCAATATTCAATTGTTCTTCCACAAATTAACAGACGGATTAGAAATAATATTCTCGGTTTATGTGATGTCGTTGGTCGGCTAATCGTTAAAGAAGATGGTGAACGTGGGTATATCTTAACAGCTAGCAACTCAACTTATGCGAAAAACCAACTAGATGATAGACCAGGATGTAAACAAAACGAGTTGATTATTCATGAAACTATATGA
- a CDS encoding helix-turn-helix transcriptional regulator, producing the protein MQINLIYIRKQKYRMTQKEFAEMLGMSFDTYSKKERGDYPFTSDEMFDISEKLDMPIGKIFSKRTHQFGNKKKQEV; encoded by the coding sequence ATGCAAATAAATTTAATTTATATTAGAAAACAGAAATATCGCATGACTCAAAAAGAGTTCGCTGAAATGCTTGGAATGTCGTTTGATACATATTCTAAAAAAGAACGTGGCGATTATCCGTTTACTAGCGATGAGATGTTTGATATATCTGAAAAATTAGATATGCCAATAGGTAAAATTTTTTCGAAAAGAACGCACCAATTTGGTAACAAGAAAAAACAGGAGGTTTAA
- a CDS encoding LexA family transcriptional regulator — MEIKKFIGEKIKYYREKRGLTQEELAKKLKTSRQSISRYESGDRATNQDFLFELADIFEVNIDDFFPPRENFVTKVQEIINIPVLGTITCGEPILAEENIESYREEVADLTPSGTVFFLETKGDSMVPTIPEGSFVLIRQQEEVENNEIAAVLVNGDTEATLKRVKYQGDTMILMPDNKNYEPIIVNEDYPARIIGKAVKVSIDL; from the coding sequence ATGGAAATAAAAAAGTTTATAGGAGAAAAAATAAAATATTATAGAGAAAAAAGAGGTCTTACTCAAGAAGAGTTAGCAAAAAAATTAAAAACTTCAAGACAAAGTATCAGCAGATATGAATCTGGCGATAGAGCGACTAATCAAGATTTTTTATTCGAATTAGCTGATATTTTTGAAGTAAACATAGATGATTTCTTCCCACCTAGAGAAAACTTTGTAACAAAAGTCCAAGAAATTATAAATATACCCGTACTTGGAACTATAACTTGTGGTGAACCTATTCTAGCAGAAGAAAATATCGAGTCTTATCGAGAAGAAGTGGCAGACTTAACGCCAAGCGGGACAGTATTCTTTTTGGAAACAAAAGGCGATAGCATGGTGCCTACGATACCAGAGGGATCATTCGTCCTTATCAGACAACAAGAAGAAGTAGAAAACAATGAGATAGCTGCGGTTTTAGTAAATGGAGATACTGAAGCAACTTTAAAACGTGTTAAATATCAAGGTGATACCATGATATTAATGCCAGATAATAAGAACTATGAACCTATCATTGTTAACGAAGACTACCCAGCAAGGATAATTGGGAAAGCTGTGAAAGTAAGTATTGACCTTTAA
- a CDS encoding SHOCT domain-containing protein: MGLFKKKKDKHPEFTETYKVGSKALFDDNHKLFKGCFTTFGLNANEYIEYKDIADISVVEDGNTTSKSGVGGAIGGGILFGPAGAVIGGLASRGKKKKDYVEKLHINIILTNGVVKTIYLINSKTNKNSFLYKELYKDFLAIGSKLESIVNVNNNIPTQVSTKDKLFELKELLDAGIITQDEFNNEKTKILSRS, encoded by the coding sequence GTGGGATTATTTAAAAAGAAAAAAGATAAACATCCAGAATTTACAGAAACTTATAAAGTTGGAAGTAAAGCGTTGTTTGATGACAATCATAAATTATTTAAAGGATGCTTTACTACTTTTGGATTAAACGCTAATGAATATATAGAGTATAAAGATATTGCTGATATAAGTGTAGTTGAAGACGGAAATACTACTTCAAAAAGCGGTGTAGGTGGCGCTATTGGCGGTGGGATATTATTTGGTCCTGCAGGAGCAGTGATAGGCGGTTTGGCTAGTCGTGGTAAAAAGAAAAAAGATTATGTGGAAAAATTACATATAAACATCATTTTAACAAACGGCGTCGTCAAAACGATATACTTAATTAATTCCAAAACAAATAAAAATTCCTTTTTATATAAAGAGCTATACAAAGATTTTTTAGCAATTGGCAGTAAATTAGAATCAATCGTTAATGTTAATAATAATATACCTACACAAGTATCAACAAAAGATAAACTGTTCGAATTAAAAGAATTGTTAGACGCAGGGATCATTACACAAGATGAATTTAATAACGAAAAAACTAAAATTTTGAGTAGGTCATAA